One window of Sulfurospirillum sp. 1612 genomic DNA carries:
- a CDS encoding DegT/DnrJ/EryC1/StrS family aminotransferase produces MKIPFIDLKTQYETHKAEINQAVLDVLDSTQFILGPNVTKLEENLATFTGSKHAIACSSGTDALLLALMALDIKAGDEVITTPFTFISTAEVVSLVGATPVFVDIDETTYTLDPKLIEAKITKNTKAIMPVSLFGQCADMDAINAIAKKHNIPVVEDGCQSFGATYKGKKSCNLSEIGCTSFFPSKPLGCYGDGGAIFTNDDALAHKLRTLANHGQEERYKHKYIGTNGRLDAIQAAILNVKMKYFQKEIELREKIGARYGEMLQDSHVITPKIMDDRTSVFAQYSIRAQDRAALVMALNKAEIPTAVHYPIALHEQEAYAYLGYKHGDFPVSERVASEIMSLPMSPFLTQEQQDFIVQNIKEAI; encoded by the coding sequence ATGAAAATACCATTTATAGATTTAAAAACACAATATGAAACGCACAAAGCAGAAATCAATCAAGCCGTTTTGGACGTATTAGATTCTACACAATTTATTTTAGGACCCAATGTAACAAAACTCGAAGAAAATTTAGCAACCTTTACTGGTTCAAAACATGCGATTGCGTGTTCATCTGGGACCGATGCCCTGCTTTTGGCCTTGATGGCTTTAGATATTAAAGCCGGCGATGAAGTTATCACGACACCCTTTACCTTTATCTCGACAGCAGAAGTCGTCTCACTCGTTGGAGCGACACCGGTTTTCGTCGATATTGATGAGACCACTTATACATTAGACCCAAAATTAATAGAAGCAAAAATCACTAAAAACACTAAAGCAATCATGCCGGTATCTTTGTTTGGTCAATGCGCCGATATGGATGCGATTAACGCCATCGCAAAAAAACACAATATTCCTGTTGTTGAAGATGGATGTCAAAGTTTTGGTGCCACTTATAAAGGCAAGAAATCATGCAACTTAAGTGAGATTGGCTGTACGAGTTTCTTCCCATCAAAACCACTGGGTTGTTATGGTGATGGCGGTGCGATTTTCACCAACGATGACGCTCTGGCACACAAACTCAGAACACTCGCCAATCACGGGCAAGAAGAGCGATACAAGCACAAATACATCGGAACCAACGGCCGACTCGATGCTATTCAAGCGGCTATTTTAAATGTTAAAATGAAATATTTCCAAAAAGAGATTGAATTACGTGAAAAAATCGGAGCGCGTTATGGTGAAATGCTACAAGATAGCCACGTTATCACCCCTAAGATTATGGATGATAGAACCAGCGTCTTTGCACAATACTCCATTCGGGCACAAGATAGAGCCGCTTTGGTTATGGCACTCAATAAAGCTGAAATTCCAACAGCGGTGCACTATCCTATCGCATTGCATGAGCAAGAAGCTTATGCTTATTTGGGATACAAACATGGAGATTTTCCGGTGAGTGAGCGTGTTGCTTCTGAGATCATGAGCCTTCCGATGAGTCCGTTTTTGACACAAGAACAACAAGATTTCATCGTGCAAAATATAAAAGAGGCCATATGA
- a CDS encoding Gfo/Idh/MocA family oxidoreductase produces MKNIALIGLGSMGRNHYRIIKNIPDFKLVAICDVVKTGDYEEPFFTSVDEMLETAQIDACVIVVPTFLHKEVAIKCLNAGKDIFIEKPVASTVEEARDILEVANAKKAKVAVGYIERFNPVVSALKEEIKDDEIYSIGITRVGPFPPRIADVGILTDLSVHDIDLIRYITQQEIVKTNIYRSRKIHNHHEDNAMLSFKLEHDIVASITTNWLTPFRKRTIEVATKNAYYEADLMAQDLTEYSEYQKNNSFVIRKCMVKKEEPLLREHVAFSQFLQTGDRHGLSTIEDSIITLEISAKKRIID; encoded by the coding sequence ATGAAAAATATAGCATTAATCGGACTCGGTTCTATGGGGAGAAATCACTATAGAATCATCAAAAATATTCCAGATTTTAAACTCGTAGCTATCTGTGATGTTGTCAAAACAGGCGATTATGAGGAGCCTTTTTTCACCAGTGTGGATGAGATGCTTGAAACGGCCCAAATCGATGCATGCGTCATCGTCGTCCCTACGTTTTTACATAAAGAGGTCGCCATCAAGTGTCTCAATGCGGGCAAAGATATCTTTATTGAAAAACCGGTCGCTTCAACGGTCGAAGAAGCCCGAGATATCTTAGAAGTCGCCAATGCCAAAAAGGCTAAAGTCGCCGTCGGATATATCGAACGCTTTAATCCTGTCGTCAGTGCGCTTAAAGAAGAGATTAAAGATGATGAGATTTATAGTATCGGTATCACGCGTGTGGGACCCTTCCCTCCTCGTATTGCTGATGTAGGAATTTTGACTGATTTATCGGTTCATGATATCGACCTCATTCGCTATATCACCCAACAAGAGATTGTCAAAACCAATATTTACCGATCTCGTAAAATCCACAACCATCACGAAGACAATGCGATGCTTTCCTTTAAACTCGAACACGATATCGTCGCAAGCATCACAACAAACTGGCTGACACCATTTCGAAAAAGAACCATTGAAGTCGCAACCAAAAATGCTTATTATGAAGCAGATTTGATGGCACAAGACCTCACAGAATACTCAGAATATCAAAAAAACAACTCATTTGTCATCAGAAAATGTATGGTCAAAAAAGAGGAACCTTTATTGCGAGAACATGTCGCATTTTCACAGTTTCTCCAAACAGGCGACCGCCATGGACTTAGCACTATTGAAGATAGTATTATCACACTAGAAATATCTGCAAAAAAAAGAATTATTGATTAG